From the Mesorhizobium koreense genome, the window CTACAAGCGCTTTGAAACGTTTCTGTCCAAGGCTCATCATGAGGGCAAGCGCAACGTACTTATCATTGACGAGGCACAAAACCTTGGCACCGATACGCTTGAAGAACTACGGATGCTTTCGAATATCAACACCCATGAGCAGGAACTGCTGCAAATTATTCTCAGTGGTCAGCCCGAACTGAAGCAACTTCTCAGTGCTCCCGAACTGACGCAATTCGTTCAACGGATTTCCTCCGATTTCCACCTGGCTCTGCTCGAGCATGGTGATGTAAGTCACTACATCGATCATCGGCTGAAAACAGCGGGCGCGAACCGGCGATTGTTCGCCGATGACGCCTACCATCTCATTTCTTCCGCGACACGAGGCACGCCACGCCTGATCAATATTCTATGTGACACCTCGCTTATGTATGGCTATGCGATGGAAGAACCGATTATCACGGCTGATATTGTGCAACAGGTGCTTAATGATAAGCGCCAGTATGGTGTTTTCCCGCTGCCGTCAGCGGTAAAGCCGCTTTAGGGAAGTGGCCCGGGGCTGACCAAGAACGCATCGCATCGGCCTCCGACAACGCTCAGGCTTCTTTAAATTCTCCAAAGAATAGCAAGAAAAAGCCTTTTCGCATGAGACGACCCGGGCCTAGTATGCATTCTGCCCCGTAATAAGAACAACTGCCGTC encodes:
- a CDS encoding ExeA family protein, which gives rise to MYYSYYGLKSAPFAVVPDPTFIYWAKPHSMAFAMLQYGIANHAGFTVITGEIGAGKTTLIRQLLGKLPVHMNVALLSNVQGGRGELLQWVLMAFDQEYEDQSYVSLYKRFETFLSKAHHEGKRNVLIIDEAQNLGTDTLEELRMLSNINTHEQELLQIILSGQPELKQLLSAPELTQFVQRISSDFHLALLEHGDVSHYIDHRLKTAGANRRLFADDAYHLISSATRGTPRLINILCDTSLMYGYAMEEPIITADIVQQVLNDKRQYGVFPLPSAVKPL